The following are encoded together in the Hemicordylus capensis ecotype Gifberg chromosome 4, rHemCap1.1.pri, whole genome shotgun sequence genome:
- the RBM24 gene encoding RNA-binding protein 24 isoform X4, protein MQGIIKTSAAKSRKADGSMVTMADRAAAERACKDPNPIIDGRKANVNLAYLGAKPRIMQPGFAFGVQQLHPALIQRPFGIPAHYVYPQAFVQPGVVIPHVQPTAAAASTSPYLDYTGAAYAQYSAAAAAAAAAAYDQYPYAASPAAAGYVTAGGYGYAVQQPITAAAPGTAAAAAAAFGQYQPQQLQTDRMQ, encoded by the exons GTGACAATGGCTGACCGAGCTGCTGCTGAAAGGGCCTGCAAAGATCCTAATCCAATCATTGATGGTAGAAAGGCTAACGTGAACCTAGCATATCTAGGAGCAAAACCAAGAATAATGCAGCCAG GTTTTGCCTTTGGTGTTCAGCAGCTCCATCCAGCATTAATACAGAGGCCCTTTGG GATCCCTGCTCATTATGTCTATCCACAGGCTTTTGTGCAGCCAGGAGTAGTAATTCCACATGTCCAGCctacagcagctgctgcttccacctcACCTTACCTTGACTACACTGGAGCTGCATATGCTCAGtattcagctgctgctgccgctgctgccgctgcagcCTATGACCAGTATCCCTatgcagcatccccagctgctgcaGGATATGTCACTGCTGGGGGTTATGGCTATGCAGTCCAGCAACCAATCACTGCAGCAGCACCTgggacagctgcagcagcagctgctgcctttgGTCAATACCAACCACAACAGCTGCAAACAGATCGTATGCAATAG
- the RBM24 gene encoding RNA-binding protein 24 isoform X5 gives MADRAAAERACKDPNPIIDGRKANVNLAYLGAKPRIMQPGFAFGVQQLHPALIQRPFGIPAHYVYPQAFVQPGVVIPHVQPTAAAASTSPYLDYTGAAYAQYSAAAAAAAAAAYDQYPYAASPAAAGYVTAGGYGYAVQQPITAAAPGTAAAAAAAFGQYQPQQLQTDRMQ, from the exons ATGGCTGACCGAGCTGCTGCTGAAAGGGCCTGCAAAGATCCTAATCCAATCATTGATGGTAGAAAGGCTAACGTGAACCTAGCATATCTAGGAGCAAAACCAAGAATAATGCAGCCAG GTTTTGCCTTTGGTGTTCAGCAGCTCCATCCAGCATTAATACAGAGGCCCTTTGG GATCCCTGCTCATTATGTCTATCCACAGGCTTTTGTGCAGCCAGGAGTAGTAATTCCACATGTCCAGCctacagcagctgctgcttccacctcACCTTACCTTGACTACACTGGAGCTGCATATGCTCAGtattcagctgctgctgccgctgctgccgctgcagcCTATGACCAGTATCCCTatgcagcatccccagctgctgcaGGATATGTCACTGCTGGGGGTTATGGCTATGCAGTCCAGCAACCAATCACTGCAGCAGCACCTgggacagctgcagcagcagctgctgcctttgGTCAATACCAACCACAACAGCTGCAAACAGATCGTATGCAATAG
- the RBM24 gene encoding RNA-binding protein 24 isoform X3 has product MHTTQKDTTYTKIFVGGLPYHTTDSSLRKYFEVFGEIEEAVVITDRQTGKSRGYGFVTMADRAAAERACKDPNPIIDGRKANVNLAYLGAKPRIMQPGFAFGVQQLHPALIQRPFGIPAHYVYPQAFVQPGVVIPHVQPTAAAASTSPYLDYTGAAYAQYSAAAAAAAAAAYDQYPYAASPAAAGYVTAGGYGYAVQQPITAAAPGTAAAAAAAFGQYQPQQLQTDRMQ; this is encoded by the exons ATGCAcacgacccagaaggataccacataTACCAAGATCTTTGTCGGGGGTCTGCCCTACCACACCACGGACTCCAGCCTGCGCAAATATTTCGAGGTGTTCGGCGAGATCGAGGAAGCTGTGGTCATCACCGACAGGCAGACGGGCAAATCCCGAGGTTACGGATTT GTGACAATGGCTGACCGAGCTGCTGCTGAAAGGGCCTGCAAAGATCCTAATCCAATCATTGATGGTAGAAAGGCTAACGTGAACCTAGCATATCTAGGAGCAAAACCAAGAATAATGCAGCCAG GTTTTGCCTTTGGTGTTCAGCAGCTCCATCCAGCATTAATACAGAGGCCCTTTGG GATCCCTGCTCATTATGTCTATCCACAGGCTTTTGTGCAGCCAGGAGTAGTAATTCCACATGTCCAGCctacagcagctgctgcttccacctcACCTTACCTTGACTACACTGGAGCTGCATATGCTCAGtattcagctgctgctgccgctgctgccgctgcagcCTATGACCAGTATCCCTatgcagcatccccagctgctgcaGGATATGTCACTGCTGGGGGTTATGGCTATGCAGTCCAGCAACCAATCACTGCAGCAGCACCTgggacagctgcagcagcagctgctgcctttgGTCAATACCAACCACAACAGCTGCAAACAGATCGTATGCAATAG